Part of the Ornithinimicrobium flavum genome, CGACCGGGACCCACGGAAGGATCTTCGTGAGCACCACCACCGACATCAGCACCATCATCGACGCCGACACCCTCAAGGCCTGGCTCGACCGCCACGATGACGTCATCATCCTCGACGTCCGTTCGGCCGCCGAGTTCGAGTCCCTGCACATCCGGGGCTCCTACAACGTCCCGCTGCAGCTGCTGGCCGAGCACACGGAGGAGGTGGCCCAGCGGGTCGGGCGCCGGGTCGTGCTGGTCTGCCACTCCGGCGTCCGCGCCGAGCAGGCCCGCCTGCGCCTGCACGAGGTAGGCATGGACTCGGCCGTCGTCCTGGACGGCGGCGCCCCCGCCTATGCCGCGGCCGGCGGTGACGTCGTGCGCGGCGAGCAGCGGTGGGCGATGGACCGGCAGGTCCGCATGGTGGCCGGCACCCTCGTCACCACCGGCCTGCTCGCCGGTGAGCTCGTCTCGCCCAGGCTGCGTCTCGTGGCGGGGGCCGTCGGGGCCGGCCTGGCCTTCTCCGCGGCGACGAACACCTGCGCCATGGGCGCGGCCCTGGCCAGGATGCCCTGGAACCAGGGTGCGCAGGACCCCGAGGCCTCCGTGACCCTGGACCGGCTGCCGCAGGCGGGCTGACGCCCCCGGGCGAGAAGGAGAATCGTGACCGCCACCCTCGTCATCACGCTGCTGCTGTCCGTCCTGGTCGGGGTCTCCCTGGGTCTCCTGGGCGGGGGCGGGTCGATCCTGACCGTCCCCATCCTGGCCTACGTCGCCGGGCTGGAGGCCAAGGAGGCGATCGCCGCCTCGCTCTTCGTCGTCGGGGTGACCTCCGCCGTGAGCGTGGTCTCGCACGCCCGCAACGGGCGGGTCCGGTGGCGGACCGGTCTCATCTTCGGGGCCGCCGGCATGGCGGGCGCCTTCGTCGGGGGGCTGCTGGGCGGCTTCATCCCCGGCACGGTCCTCATGATCGCCTTCGCCCTCATGATGCTCGCGACGGCCGCGGCGATGGTCCGCGGCCGTCGCGGCCAGGCCGCCGCCCCGGCGACCCACGAGCTGCCGGTCCTCAAGGTCGTGCTCGAGGGTCTCGTCGTCGGCCTGGTGACCGGCATCGTCGGCGCCGGCGGGGGGTTCCTCGTGGTCCCGGCGCTCGTGCTCCTCGGCGGTCTGTCCATGTCCGTGGCGGTCGGCACCTCGCTGCTGGTCATCGCCATGAAGTCGTTCGCCGGCCTCGCCGGCTACCTCACCACCGTCCAGCTCGACTGGCCCCTCGTGCTGGGGGTGACCGCAGCCGCCGTGGCCGGATCCTTCGTCGGTG contains:
- a CDS encoding rhodanese-like domain-containing protein; its protein translation is MSTTTDISTIIDADTLKAWLDRHDDVIILDVRSAAEFESLHIRGSYNVPLQLLAEHTEEVAQRVGRRVVLVCHSGVRAEQARLRLHEVGMDSAVVLDGGAPAYAAAGGDVVRGEQRWAMDRQVRMVAGTLVTTGLLAGELVSPRLRLVAGAVGAGLAFSAATNTCAMGAALARMPWNQGAQDPEASVTLDRLPQAG
- a CDS encoding sulfite exporter TauE/SafE family protein gives rise to the protein MTATLVITLLLSVLVGVSLGLLGGGGSILTVPILAYVAGLEAKEAIAASLFVVGVTSAVSVVSHARNGRVRWRTGLIFGAAGMAGAFVGGLLGGFIPGTVLMIAFALMMLATAAAMVRGRRGQAAAPATHELPVLKVVLEGLVVGLVTGIVGAGGGFLVVPALVLLGGLSMSVAVGTSLLVIAMKSFAGLAGYLTTVQLDWPLVLGVTAAAVAGSFVGARLAGVIPEQVLRKGFGVFVLVMAVLVLVQELSVPLWAVGALVGLVGVAAVVCWLAVRSCPLRRTRTAVAVA